ATATGAAAACTTTTCTCTTATCTCCATACAGAGGTCTGAGGACAGTTCCGTGTCTGGAAAAGACTCTAAGGTACGTCGCTGCACCTGTCTGGTCCTCGTCTCCTTTCTCCGCTTTCTCAGAATTGATCCAATCAGAATACAGATTGCAGAGAGGTGGTCGAGCGTGGAGCATTTTAATTTGAGGTGGAGTCCGTGTTCTGTGTCGGATACACGGTTCTAGATGTTTGAGTTTCCTCTCCTTGACCTGGGTGGTTATTTCCTGTCTGTGTTCAGGAGGTGAAGGAAGAAGACGGGACGAGCGAGGTGGATGCGGACGAAGGGATGGAGGTGAAGGAGTGCGGTGAGGGCGACGCAGAGGGATCCTACATGTCTGAGGTGGAGCCGCCGGCGAGTGAGAGCGAGGATGGATATGGCACCAACTCCCAGCGTGGATACACGGCCGACTCAACGGCCAGTAGCCCCGCCTCCTCGCAGTTGTGAGCCCCGCCCGCACCTTCCCTTATTGTTCTGGACATTACCGGCTGTGGTTTTTATTACTAATCAcgatcttcttcctcctccttccagCTCCATGTGTAGTGAGGATCAGGAAGCCCTCCAGGCTCAGAAGATCTGGAAAAAAGCAATCATGCTGGTGTGGCgggcagcagccaatcacaggtcAGCAAATCTCGGTGGGGGTCGAACATGAGTCTCACGATCGATGAATGACGATTGTGCATGGATGCAGGGCAGAACGTAGCTCCGGGGAGGACTTCGTCCACACCGACGTTCGAAATGAACGCCGGGCGCGTTTTTACTGTTTTGTAGCTGCGTTCGATTGGCcgaaaatgtgcaaaaaaaaaaaaaaaaaaaaaactcacgagACTCTTGTGTCCCTCGTCGATAGTCGAACCCCAGCGAGACCACTGAAGGTTCTCGCGTCTGGAGAGACGTCGGTCCGTTCAGTTAATTCCTCAGTTAACCCCTCGTTCAGCAGAAAGCACCTAACTTGCCCGGCGGGTGTGTTTTTAAGGTACGCCAGCGTGTTCCTACAACCGGTGTCAGATGACATCGCGCCAGGATACCACAGTATCGTACACAGGTACCCCGCCGCAAATCCCGAAGAAACGCGCTTGGTGAAAAGCTCCGTTTTCATTTGACCTCTCGCGACGAACCTTCCCTTAGGCCGATGGACCTATCAGCCATCAAGAAGAACATCGAGTCCGGCATGATCCGCACCACAGCCGAGTTCCAGCGCGACATCATGCTGATGTTCCAGAACGCGGTGATGTACAACAGCTCGGACCACGACGTCTACCACATGGCGCTGGAGATGCAGCGCGACGTCCTGGAGCAGATCCAGCAGTTCCTGGCCACGCAGCTCATCATGCAGACGACCGAGGCCGGCATCGGGACCAAGAGCCTGCGGGGCCGAGAGAGCACCCGCAAACCGGACGCCAGCGATAAGGTGGGGCACGTGCGCGCCCGGACGTCATACCTATACACACCAGTCGTCCATAATATCAAGTCCCATGGTGCCCGAGGCCAAGAGCCGCGTGTTAGAACTTCACACGTTTACGTTGTCCCCTTCTTGTCCctgtcttcagtttttttttttagcttattgacaattttttttttgttgttgttaaattTTTGTGGACGTCCAGACAGCTAGGAGACCTTTAATTTCCTCAGGGCTCCACGTTAGCGGACCTTGTCTCTCTGATCACTCTGCCCACCGCTCGTGACGCCAGAGGAAAAGTTGGCTCGTATTGGATTGTGGAGCTGCAGACCAGTCAGAGTGACCATGCTGACCCGAGTCCAGCACCAAAGGGGCCAAAACCGTTTACCCTCATTTTACCTTCAGCAGGGTCACGTGCCCTGCCACGCGAGTGGTCTTCAGATCTCCGTCCAGTTGAGCATGTGTGGGACATGTCTCGTCTTGCAGGACTTTGGACCAGATACCTGCAGAtgtctagtggagtccatgcttCAGTGTTCTGGTGGTGGAAGGTGGACCTGCTCAGTATGAGGCGGGAGGTTTTAATCTTTATTTGAACGCTCTTCACATGTTCATTCCCACAAACGAGGTTGTATGACCAGACTCTTCACAATCAATTCCAgcacatttctgtctttttgacCCTTTTTAATCCTCAAGGTAAGAGGCATGTTTCTATAGGTTTATGGGTGGGTGTACGTTGCATGCGGCTATAATCACCTGTGAAGCATCTGTGAGTCTCCATATGTCCCATAAAAAGAACGTTTTATCGCTGTAAATTGTACAAACCGAGCAGGAAAACGGCGTTTCTCCACTGGGTACCAGTCTCCAAAAGCTGATTAAtatatagattatatatatatagatttaatATAATCTGGAATAATTATGCCATTTCCTCGGATATATCGAGACGAGACGTCCgtatgcacgcgcacacacacacacgtacttaCGAACGAACCCTCAGAGCGCAGCCTGTCTGTCCCGTTTCCCCTCGTCTTTCATTTCATCTCTCTGCTTGTGtgtctcctctcttcctctctttcttacTGTGCTGTTTGCCCTCCTGCAGGACTCTGTCCCCATGGCCTCTCCcgcttttcttctctctctctttgtaagTATCCAGGGCTGCGTGGTCTGGTGTATAAAGCcagaacacacacttacacaatgACGAACGAAATGCAATATTGTGACCCTGTTGGGAAAATGTCTCCGCTGCAAATCTTTAGGTCTCCGCCCCCTTTTTTGGCGCACTTCTCCTGTTTATTTCTCCCTTTTTATGCGACAGtctttgggtgtttttttttttttttttttttttttcttgcttttctgCAGGGCGGCTCTGGCCGACGTGTTCACTGCTGGAAACGTTGCTGTGTTGAACCTGCCGAGTCTCCATTTTAACCGCGTCTGTTTTCTGCCGTTCAGGACGGCGGCACCAGGGGGCGACGCAGCGCCATCGAAGCGGACCTCAAGATGAAGAAGTGACCGGGAGAATGTGGGAGACCGCTCAGCAATTCAGGGAGATTCTGTTCATCAACACAATGACGAATGTACCACCatcataataatcatcatcatcatcctcctcctcttacTCACCCTCACACACGTCATCACATGTTCTACAACAAACACTACCTGGGTCGTGCTGAATATGTGCGAGGACCGAGTTCACACTCCCTTTTAAatagatataataataatat
This DNA window, taken from Denticeps clupeoides unplaced genomic scaffold, fDenClu1.1, whole genome shotgun sequence, encodes the following:
- the LOC114776774 gene encoding bromodomain-containing protein 8-like, with the translated sequence MEVKECGEGDAEGSYMSEVEPPASESEDGYGTNSQRGYTADSTASSPASSQFSMCSEDQEALQAQKIWKKAIMLVWRAAANHRYASVFLQPVSDDIAPGYHSIVHRPMDLSAIKKNIESGMIRTTAEFQRDIMLMFQNAVMYNSSDHDVYHMALEMQRDVLEQIQQFLATQLIMQTTEAGIGTKSLRGRESTRKPDASDKDSVPMASPAFLLSLFDGGTRGRRSAIEADLKMKK